In Cololabis saira isolate AMF1-May2022 chromosome 1, fColSai1.1, whole genome shotgun sequence, the following proteins share a genomic window:
- the LOC133448442 gene encoding histone H2B-like: MPEPAKSAPKKGSKKAVTKTAGKGGKKRRKSRKESYAIYVYKVLKQVHPDTGISSKAMGIMNSFVNDIFERIASEASRLAHYNKRSTITSREIQTAVRLLLPGELAKHAVSEGTKAVTKYTSSK, translated from the coding sequence ATGCCTGAACCCGCCAAATCCGCGCCCAAGAAGGGCTCCAAGAAAGCCGTGACCAAGACCGCCGGGAAAGGCGGCAAGAAGAGGAGAAAGAGCAGGAAGGAGAGCTACGCCATCTACGTGTACAAGGTGCTGAAGCAGGTCCACCCCGACACCGGCATCTCCTCCAAGGCCATGGGCATCATGAACTCGTTCGTCAACGACATCTTTGAGCGCATCGCCTCTGAAGCGTCTCGTCTGGCTCACTACAacaaacgctccaccatcaccTCCAGGGAGATCCAGACCGCCGTGCGCCTCCTGCTGCCCGGGGAGCTGGCCAAGCACGCCGTGTCCGAGGGAACCAAGGCCGTCACCAAGTACACCAGCTCCAAGTAG